CATACACCCATACCTCCACGTAAaactaaatgaaaatatacatatatatatatgaatatatacttattcatatgtacttatgcatatatacttatgcatatgtacttatgcatatatacttaagcatatatacttaagcatatatacttatgcatatatacttatgcatatatacttatgcatatatacttatatatttatacttacagatgttatgtaaatatgcaGTAAACATGTCAGTTCATACGATGAAAGATAGAGGGACTTTCgtaattgtattattttttatgattacgtaaaaaaagttaaaatttaaGATAAATAAAGGGATAAGGAAttatctaaaaataaattcattaatttatggagtaaaaaaaaatagaagccAAATATGctgtaaaaagaaatttatacaatattttgtcttgtgaatgtatatataagtgtatttatgcttctttttcatttttcattatggctttaaaagaatttgctataaaaaaaaattataaaattcatttttattagaaaaaattaagattacataatttataaaaaaaaataataataataataaagaataggggatacatatttatatatatataaaaatagtaagtTGAAATGACATGTTTCTCACGCgtaatgtattaatatatttttttttttttttaattacacaaagagtaaaataatttgaaaaaataaaatgatattattatgaattattattctCCAACATATAGaactacatatataataatatcatgTGGGtcgaataatttaaaaatataaattatttgaatgtataatattatttttgttttaccaAAATTTGggggattttttttttatatgcatatataatgattttttgtattttagtTATTTACCTAAAAATGGTAGATAATTAATTTACTCAGTCTTCTTAATCTTgtcatattttcttttttttttaattttcctttttgaagTTAAAATTTTGATTATATATTATCCTCAGTTATCCACTTTTGTTAAAATGTGTAatgtatgataataatataaattacactttttcattaaaaaatattttatagtcatattttaagaaataaaagcattttttttaaaatattcatcttcatttaattttgaaCTGTTGCATTCTTTAAATTTCAACTTTTAAATCGAGTTGCAATTTTCCGTAATGTGAATGTTGCATCAGTTGTTCgtgcatatgtgtatacgtatatatacatgctcatatatacgtacacacatgtacacatgcatatatacatgcttaTAAGTACATGTGTATTaatgtatacacatgtaatgtacatataaatgtatacatatttatacatatacctgTCCGTGAAAATACAAGACTTCATTTCAAATGTTAAAGTATTTAACCccccttttaaaaaaaaaaaaaaatttacacacCTTTACGTTTCAATTTAATTACTAATGAAATTCATTGCTACTTGTCAAAATTTCCCCCTAcatttgtttaatatatcaaaaaaggaTGATAacaaatgtttatataatatataaaaatgaagaatgaaGAAAATGGAGAGGGTTCACTAAATATTCCTGGTTACTATtacgataaaaaaaaaaataggtattttttaattgataatgaactaaaaaagcaactaaaaaaagaagaatttactagattaataaatgatgcaaaaaacaaaaatcgCCAAACTAAAATAGAAGAACATAAAGAATTTGTCAAAAAGAAATTCCATCAAATTCATggaataaaagaaatgaaaaaaaaaaaaaaaaatgctaacACACATAAatctaatattaaaaataacgaAAACGAAAATTATAtgcttttaaataaaaattacaatattttaaataatgagggaaaaaatttgcatttaattaataatgaattaacttttttaaaaagaagtGTGTCTGAAAaccaaaatatatacaatatcaTTATGCGcataagaaattataattttatggaAAACTCCATTTTAAGCTTACCacccatttttattaattgtaACTGTTGCGAATATATTCACGTACAAAATTTGTGTGAGTTGCAGTCTAATTACAATTCAACGGATCAACAAAATGAAATCAAAAGCTTATACAACCAAAAAGCttcccattttttaaatattaaaagggATGATAATATTGATGTTTTATTGAACGATTTTAAATGCTTTAATTTAAGCCAAAAACTAATGGatggaaataaaagaaaatataaattacaattaGAAGAGtttaataatgaattatttaaCGTAAACAAAAAGTATCGAAAACAGAGTATATGTAGTAATAAAACAGAACTCGTTAGAAGTAATTATAGTTCAAACAAGAAAATTTTTCCTCATAGATTTTCATTGCAACATGTAAAACGTGAAAACATTATATCAAATGGATGTCATAGTATAGACGAACATTTACTAATTCCAAAAATGTATGGCCGAACATACGAAAGGTTGAACTCTTATAacatagaaaatataaaatcaaaaataacAGCGAATAGATACAAagcaaatttttattatttttttaacagcAATAACAACAATGGCAGTAATTATGTAAGTTTAGATGAAAATAGCAGCATGAATGAAATGAATAATACTAATAACGTAAGTGGGCGCCAGTGGTTTACGTTTAATAATGCATCAAATGATATGAATTACCTAGAACCCGGAGATTATCCCAATATTGAAGAAGAGAACTTAACAGTTAGGAATTTAGATGCAATTACAAATGAAACACGTGTTTCAAAAACGTATAAACCTTCcgaatcttttttttatttatttagtaATCCACAGTATGAAGATATCATTTTCAGCACTACgaaggaaaataatttttcatttagttTAGGGGCTGTTGATTTGAACAAATttgttcaaaaaaataaaaagtctCCTATGAATGACATAATTCATGAAAATGTTTACTACAATACGGATAccaaatatttatgtagcTATTCTAAAGAACAAAGTGAACTTCTATGTATTTCCCCACAATTATTAtcacattttaatatattcaattCTGAATATATTGCTTATTCATCTTAtgcaaatacaaaaaatgaaaaaagctTAATGTGTTTACTAAGtataaaatcattttttcaGTGCACTCCCAAAATagaaacatataattttataagtgAAATAAATTACTTTAAATTGTTTCCATCTATGGaagataattattatacGCATAAGGATATCAATTATAGTAGTACATGTACAAACGATGGTTATTCATATCATCATAACaataaaattgataaaattttcatatgtgGATCCTTCCCAAGCTTTAGTTTTAGTGCAATAAAAGATTCTGTTCCTTACTGTATTTGGGATAGTAAGAAATTAAAAGTTCGCGATTTGCTATCATTAAACGAAGATATAACAGCATATGTTGACAACATTTTAAATGCAAAACAACCCCTTACATATTTAACACATGAAAATAATTCTCACAAAAAACTGATATTGCATtcaaaaaaaggtaaagaaaaaggaaaaaaggaaattgaGAATGAACATGAGAATGAAAGAAAATCTTCGTATGACTATTATGAGAAtgataccaaaaaaaaatatgataataaaaataaatattatagtaaagacttaaataacaataacaaccTAATTCATTTAAGTAAGTGGGAAGCATCAAAAAAACGACATGAAAATTTTGCAGAAAAATCAAACTATGTAGTCCATAACCGTTTGAATAAAAGTAGtccaaaaaaattatctactttaaacataaatgataaagcaagaaattataataagCATAATATTTCCCATAATTTCCATGCACTAAATTCTCCGAAATACAATTACAatgacaataaaaaaaaaggtatttgTTGTGAAAGTGTACGaaaatcaaataataatatttttttatgctgCAATAcagaatatttatatctgTGCGATTTACgttgcaattttttaaatacaatatCCAAACTTAAACACAATGAAGgatttgtaaataaaatttattcattaagTAACAACTATCAATACATATTATCAAAAACTAATAATCATATAGGACTGTATGATATGCGCTGTGTACCTTATAAATGTAatgatgaattaaaaaataatttactaGTTACGTATGAAAGATTTATAGATAATGATAATCTAAAAAAGCATCTGAAcgatttttatgttatagaTAATGAACAGTACATTGTTTCTCTAGACACATACACAAATtccgtatatatatatgacatTATGAATTCTACACATAAAATAATCAATTTAGATGGAAATTGTGAATATTCAAAAACGAACATTTTGCATagttacataaatttatcaaaaataccatatatatattcacgtGATGAACATAACGatgattattataattattataaaaaaataatgaatgaaACAAAAGCAACTGAtagtaaacatataaatCATTTCAATCCTTTAAAATCTTACCCCAAGAAGGACTTATTTATAGGTTTAAATGTTCAATCAATATTAcccattttttatgttaaacaGAAATATAGTaagcataattttatttcaataaatGAAGGGGGGTTTATTTgtactataaatatataaaaatttatgttacGTGATGTGTTtacgtaatatatatattttttttttaaataataaagtattctttacttttttgtttaaatttaCCTTCCTCCTTAATtcgctaaaaaaaaatatattatatatatgtacacaagtgtatatagaatatgtgtatataatcCTACTGtcacttatttttaattaatatttaccaaaaaaaaaaaaaaagatatttttctttctttataaacttttttttaaatatgaaaagcaTTTATTaaactaaaaattttaattatattgcAGCTAAATAaacattcattcatttattcgttcattcgtttatttgttcattctTTTATCaatccctttttttttttttttgtgaaataaattgtgttttttaattataaagaaaaactcaaaaaaatactttattttatgaaaaagaaattctCATGAAAAAATTTCGTTTTGCTacaacattattttttccacaagcaaaatattttaacaatgaCTAGAGAGTTTCTAACAGTAGATAAATTAGAAGATAAAGAAGTTGAGAATAaatcttctttttccttaaaGAAAACTGATTTACAATTAGAAATGAATGAAGATGTATCTAAAGAAAATGCAAATAATGATGAAATGCATAgtttgttaaataaaaatactatttATCAAACATtgataattaataataaggaAATTGCTATTTACCAATATAAAACATTCccaaaaaattgtttaaagAGTGTATATGAATTGTTAAGTAGCGAATTATCCGAgccatataatattttcttacttAAAACAATTCTAAAGAACCATAGCGAAATTTCTTTAATGGTATATgaaacattaatatattaagaataaacaacgttctacatttttttatataaaaccttctacattttttttcaatgttTGTAGTCCTTATTAGATGATGACTGTGTTGGCACTGTAATAAGCAAAATTATCacaaaatacaaaaatgatGAACCAACAACCTTtggatatatatgtaaaaaacgcatatatatatatataatatacttacAAATTTAGTATGCAACAATCTTTGCTTTTTCTAAGTTCTATATAAGCGTGTATTTATTAAACGTTCATTTTTGttccctcttttttttccattattttcaataatttataGGTATGATAGCTGTTCATAAATCTCTTAGAAATTGTGGTCTAGgttaaaattgttttttttttaataattgtgTCCTAATCCTTGCACGAAGCAATACATGCCaagtttttttgtttttaggCACATATTTGTTAAATGAAACGATAAGACTAATGCAGAATCAGTATGGCATAAATGaggtatatttattttttattatataataaagagTATTCTTATTAAGTTTgaaatgaacatatatagttattttattcaccattttgttcttttaggTTTACCTTGAAGCAGAAGCCACTAATGATCCTACATTacgtaataattttttttttcatttttaaatatgtgttAAATGTACGGTACAATGTTATTcttaatatatgaattttactattttagatttttatgaaaaaaacgGATTCATTAGAGTAAAAAGGAAACCTTACTATTATTTGAGTGGCGTTGATGCCTtcaagttaaaaaaaaaattataataggGAATTTTAAGTATCTGTGCTTTTCattatcttaattttttttattctaaaaaAGAAGCTTATAATTTCGTAGTTAATACGTAAGTATATGCTTACATTAATttcgtttcatttttttagaaaaagtaGATTGTATTTgttataatgtatttatgtatataaataataattaatttgttagttttttaaaatccTTTTAGTTAtagtattaaatttttttgttatcatATGATAGgaaattcaatttttttgtctaattataacaataaaataaaaaattttgtaatttagAGAAATGTTAATTCTAACACAATCTATTAAATATAGGAACTTCcctaaaaaaacaattaaaaataacatttaaGAGTAGTTGCTTAGATATACATTCCTtggaaaaaacaatttttcagaagattaattttccttttttggaTGCTCATTTTATtgtgtttatacatattaagcATTACTCCATTCACCAAATTTTCTGATTTGTAGAATGTTTTTCTTCTAAATTTCAATAACGTTACTTGTAAAATTATCTTATattctttgttttattttttggttGTTCATAAAGATATCCTACATTGTTTTTCCATGAATTTAAGAAGTTTACTCTGTTGCTAAACTTGGAAAATATGTAAACTTTTCTtgacataatataattttaatctaGAAGATACCTATATCTTTCTTTGAgtattgtataaaaaaaagattcttactcaatattttaaatattatggtgtgtatttcttttatatcttatacagttaataatataaagcaGATAAAAACTAAAGTTTCACgattgtaaaatattatctaaagatatataaaaaactagTACAATTTAtgattatatgtaaatgaaaaatattttcataacagaaaaaaagtatatattaataatttttcaataataaaCTTAAACTATATTCTTCACAATATATAAGGAGGTGTGgtcttttttttagtataatatatttttataacttaaCTGTATGAGCAAACtgtaaacagaaaaaaatatatatgtactactCATAGTAAACAAATTCAAAATgtttctaaaaatatttaatattatcatgATTTATTAAGTATGCATAAGAATTTAGTAATTCAagattttttctaaaataaaattttcttctactgcaaagatataaaaacaaatataacaaaacatGTAATTCTctcataataatatgtagGCTATAATGCGGTTTATGTTTGtgagattaaaaaaaatcaaattaaattattcataagAGATTTTTGCTAACTCTTTTAAGTAATatctacatattttattcttttaatcgTTTGTGattcatttaaaatgtttCGAAAATTGAGTATGATTGAGTACAggatattttttcttcttgcATTAAATTCTTATGGTTTAATAAGTATAATTTGGTCCTAACTAGTATCAACCATTtactataaatttttcaGATACAACAAATTAggaaatttattttgctgTATGTAACGAGATATTGTggtattatttaataaaagttgtcttttttttaaaaaggtataaaactttttatgtGAAAAATCGAAAATATAACTTTGTTTATAGAAAAACATCGTGAGTTTTTTTGTAATAGTAAAgttaatgatataaatataaaaattttgtttatgttgttttatgataatattaagGCTTGTTAACTTtattgaataatatataaatatattttatagctCATTAGGGTTCAAATGGTTATTTTAACACAAAATTATCTAAAATACACACCTATGGAAATGTGTAAAATACGATATtagaataaacaaaaaagttcatataaaaaaacaatttaaaaaaaaaaaattattattttaacagTACTATAGAAAAATGTATTGTATTGCATCACAAATAAACACGAAAATGTAGTAAAATTAACGATTATACTAATTTCATTAAACATTCAAGTATTTAACACGATTCTTTGTGTTGATACGTGAGTTAATCCATTTTAACCTAATATGATTATGAATTTAAATGTCccttaaattatatttttaaatagcattatatttaaaaaggtgTATTACTCTAATAAGCATTCcttgtatttgtattttttagaGCCAAGTATTACGGCATATAGTGCGAAATGATTTACATGATATTTTGCAAAAGGTATTATATGTTCTTTTGAAaacatgtaatatataagaaaaaaaaattgaattttgCAATAATCGCAGTtgataaacataaatatatttatttttaattggaATATTAAATTGTAGATATGGTTAGAtctgtttaaaaaaaaaatcatatttcatactacatatatgactatattatacattaaaagacctataaaataaataaaagagtGCTCCACAAGtcaaattttatatcatGGGTATAATAAATACTATTATTAGCATTTGTACCAGCAAATTCTAATCTTcgatagaaaatatatttatatatatatattatgacaATTGAacattattagatatatattcgttatacacatatttatgttcatttaatatatgattgTTCTTTATAAgtttataacatataaataaaattaaaattaatattacagATATATAATTGCAATGATACTAAAAAGTAGTAACACTCTTATTTAAACAGAAATgacaatgtatatatttcacaactttttttaagttaaacaaataaaagtacattatagtaataaataaaaaatatatatatataaatataaacataagtAATGGaacaattataaattaaaatataaataaaaaataaatacaatataaatccttattaataataaaaaaaacaaaataaatatattaaataaaattaaatccaatattaatataaaagactaaatatatcattaaaacaatatatattaactattaaattaataatttaattaataaaaatatattgatttactaataaaatattaaataaatatataattaaaattaatataaattatattaaatagaataaaatttaattttttctttatattaattaaataaaatttaaatatataaaattaaacaataatataataggtaattaataaatatattttataaaaataattaatttaaagaactaataaaataatattatttaattacatatataattacataattttgCCTTATTACaatctaaaaaaatattcttaatataaaaattttgttttgtcCAATAAACTAGCACAAACAGACTCAttaattaagaaataaaaataaattaatttaataaataaaatataaaaatatatatttatataatatttattggttttataaaatataaatatataaatattaattaaataaataaaaagataaattaatttattaattaaatataattaataaataatttaaataaaatacagaattaacattttatatataagatatataatataattataaatatttgtaatataattactaattatataaattatatgttaaaataaaataattaaaataataataaattacattaataaaaaaattacatatatataaaaataggtatatataattaaattattggtatataagaattaaataaaaatgttattatatgtaataataatatttttactattaataaataattatgaataaatatattaaataaaacgatatatattaataattagtaaattaattcattttataatatgattaaataataaaatataattaattataaataaatattaataatatataattatttaataaaacacATTATAttgaattaattaaattacattatttaattaaattgtgaacataaatatattaaaaaaattaaatattaagtatttatttatttaattaattaataaaaatatattaatttattataaaaaaatattattacatttaatacataaataaaatataattaatgctataaattttatattttaataaaaaataatcgtattaatactattattatatatttattttaaattaatattaataaattatttaattaagaattattatatataataatattacgtattttattaatttactaTACTTAAATacaagtatatattaaattaatactttattttcattaatttaaaataaatatataatatattttaactaagaaataaactatatattatttaaaatatattttaattaaaaaaataaattattattatttaaaatatataattaaaaataaaattactttttttatttaagatataaattaattattaaattaagcaaaaattaatgaaatatttaaattctaaataaaaactttaatattattaatgttacttaaaattatatttatattttttaattaaattatttaaaatataatatatattatatatttttttaattaagcatgttttatatataccttttaataaatacaaaattaataattaaaaacaaaataaaaataatattaataaataaattaattaatagttttaaaaaaatatttatttagaatatgaatagtaaatatatttattgatattttatttaattggtgtaattaaattaatatttttttgtatttatttaatataataacatatattttttaataatttaatattatttgcaattttaaattttatattaaccaattgattaattatatataataaaattaatattaataatttaattaaaaaaaaagtatatataatattattaattaattatataatataattattatatatataatattattaattaattatataatataattattatacatacttatgaaaaatataaaatgaatatttaattttaaatataataataaattaataaattttatggtTAAAtgcttaaataatatttaattaaacgtatatttgttgttttttaattaattaaaaaaaatattaataattaaaaagaaaatttcgtataaatattttaaaatataagaataaattaaaaaaaacaggataattattatcataaatactaattaattttttattatttactttcCTTTATGGATATAATTTatagataatttttatatataatatatttagatattttttttatatatatataattcattaaaaaaaaacagaaatatttatttttactatgcCGTAAacaagaattatttttatgatttttgtttttttagtGCAAAGTTTAATTGTTACAAaacatttatgtttatttgttgGTTTTTgtgaaataattatgaatacTTAGTGAAACTGATGATATAcgattaattaaattattaatgacgtattatattcatatgatctttaaaattattatttatatgtatatatagaattatatatcttatttttctattattaaaCTGATAATGTATGCTagtagtaaaatattttaaacctatttattttatttgattaCCATTCTACGCGTAGCTTATATTCTCTAGATTAAAtaaccttatttttttatcaattatatatatttatctaaaaCAATTTgacaattttttgtttatttagtGGAATGATGATGCTAACATTATCTGTATTTTTCGTTAATTTCTTAGGAATCTTCTATACAgctttgaaattttttataatatataagagaAAATGTTATAgtaatatgttatataaaaaattatattataattacttaTAATTCAAGTATgcacatttataaaaaatacataaaaaaacttTAAGTACTACAATGATAATGAGAAGTttaacattataaaaattcatattattaatattttttaatagtttAAAACATTAATCTTACTTgcgaatatatatttatactttagaaaattttatttttttgtaattatttataagaCAGTGCACAGTTAAAGTTACAACTTTGTTCAATACTTGCAGATGTTcacttaatattattattagaaaattGAAATTATCATGGAAAGAATATTCGAATGCGTAAAAATGATGTACCTCAACACTAGTATTTACCATTTAGTAACTTTTAagataacaaaatattctACAAAtgtcttatttttatttattataataagaaaaatgtgaatctgataaaatttttttaatagatgatataattttgtacactctttccaaaaaaaaaaatgcactcATTTATAACATTATGAACATGCCTTAATGTACAAATTTACATGTTCTATAATTACATGAATATTCTTTGTTTTGATGAAAAGAGTATAAacgttttataatatttataaattactttcttatattttacattctttaatcaatttatattataaccgtttaaatgtttataacaaaatattatcatttctGTAGAAAAGATACCATTTTTTGCTACATCGTGCTATATAAACTTGTGtacttttaataaaacaCTTGCCATAATGAACTTCATTaaaatcattatatttttgatgTATCAACtacaatgaaaaattaaggGATAGCTTTTATcataatgtaatttttattcttaaacGAATTAACATCAACCCAAGAAAAACGTGTTGAGAAAGAATcttgtaaattaaaaagatgTATAATTCGATCTTATATAGGCGAACTAAATGGTagcacatatattatataaattaataaatggaGATTCACagataatacaaaaaattacttttttaattgtatatgAATAAAGAAACTTTGAATGCATGTTACTGGTTGctctatatttataaatgaatatttttttagaagtaaaaaataatgcaaatgTGTGCAgttgtttttgttttctaatccttttttttttttaatttatacatatttatctTAATTATAACCCTgaattaatagaaaattatgtaaaataacTCCCTAAAATAAagctaatatatattgaaaataaacTGATTTATATGATGtaaatcattttttgaacatttttttatgtttgaTTTAATCCATAGgcttaaaaaaaggaaaagaattGTAACATGAAATTTGAAGTTTTagatctaattttttttttttttagaggGGAAGTCATTGTACTTGATTTATATTTCAGAATATGATGgcattttaaattttcttagttttttctttttaaaggGAACTcgatttttttcttataagcATTCTATATGCATTTAGAATGAtatctcaaaaaaaaaaaaaattttctatttagTCAAAGAAATTTCAGTATTAACAAGgtcaaacaaatataaaattgtgTTGCAAATTACActattctttaatttttttttgtgttaatGAAATCTCTACCTAAAGAAATTGATGCAAAAAGTTATTgttttatctctttttttttttttttttatgtatgtgtattatACACATGAAAGAAATTACAATAGAGAAGGCaacatgtatttataaatatatcacgTTTTGTTAACGTACTTAAAAAGGGAACacttaaatttatatgtattaaataatataaatttttcgtCTATATTAGCTCtgtttatcaattttttataatttacgtacaaaaatttaacattaatataaattttgtcttgtagaaaaaaataaaaaaaaatgttt
This genomic interval from Plasmodium brasilianum strain Bolivian I chromosome 1, whole genome shotgun sequence contains the following:
- a CDS encoding hypothetical protein (conserved Plasmodium protein) encodes the protein MKNEENGEGSLNIPGYYYDKKKNRYFLIDNELKKQLKKEEFTRLINDAKNKNRQTKIEEHKEFVKKKFHQIHGIKEMKKKKKNANTHKSNIKNNENENYMLLNKNYNILNNEGKNLHLINNELTFLKRSVSENQNIYNIIMRIRNYNFMENSILSLPPIFINCNCCEYIHVQNLCELQSNYNSTDQQNEIKSLYNQKASHFLNIKRDDNIDVLLNDFKCFNLSQKLMDGNKRKYKLQLEEFNNELFNVNKKYRKQSICSNKTELVRSNYSSNKKIFPHRFSLQHVKRENIISNGCHSIDEHLLIPKMYGRTYERLNSYNIENIKSKITANRYKANFYYFFNSNNNNGSNYVSLDENSSMNEMNNTNNVSGRQWFTFNNASNDMNYLEPGDYPNIEEENLTVRNLDAITNETRVSKTYKPSESFFYLFSNPQYEDIIFSTTKENNFSFSLGAVDLNKFVQKNKKSPMNDIIHENVYYNTDTKYLCSYSKEQSELLCISPQLLSHFNIFNSEYIAYSSYANTKNEKSLMCLLSIKSFFQCTPKIETYNFISEINYFKLFPSMEDNYYTHKDINYSSTCTNDGYSYHHNNKIDKIFICGSFPSFSFSAIKDSVPYCIWDSKKLKVRDLLSLNEDITAYVDNILNAKQPLTYLTHENNSHKKLILHSKKGKEKGKKEIENEHENERKSSYDYYENDTKKKYDNKNKYYSKDLNNNNNLIHLSKWEASKKRHENFAEKSNYVVHNRLNKSSPKKLSTLNINDKARNYNKHNISHNFHALNSPKYNYNDNKKKGICCESVRKSNNNIFLCCNTEYLYLCDLRCNFLNTISKLKHNEGFVNKIYSLSNNYQYILSKTNNHIGLYDMRCVPYKCNDELKNNLLVTYERFIDNDNLKKHLNDFYVIDNEQYIVSLDTYTNSVYIYDIMNSTHKIINLDGNCEYSKTNILHSYINLSKIPYIYSRDEHNDDYYNYYKKIMNETKATDSKHINHFNPLKSYPKKDLFIGLNVQSILPIFYVKQKYSKHNFISINEGGFICTINI
- a CDS encoding N-acetyltransferase, whose product is MTREFLTVDKLEDKEVENKSSFSLKKTDLQLEMNEDVSKENANNDEMHSLLNKNTIYQTLIINNKEIAIYQYKTFPKNCLKSVYELLSSELSEPYNIFLLKTILKNHSEISLMSLLDDDCVGTVISKIITKYKNDEPTTFGYICMIAVHKSLRNCGLGTYLLNETIRLMQNQYGINEVYLEAEATNDPTLHFYEKNGFIRVKRKPYYYLSGVDAFKLKKKL